The Streptomyces sp. P9-A4 genome contains a region encoding:
- the recN gene encoding DNA repair protein RecN, producing the protein MVWGVLEEMRIRSLGVIDDAVVELSPGFTAVTGETGAGKTMVVTSLGLLLGGRADPALVRIGAASAVVEGRISVPPGAPAAVRAEEAGAELDDGVLLVSRTVSAEGRSRAHLGGRSVPVGLLAELADELVAVHGQTDQQGLLKPARQRGALDRYAGGAVSGPLAAYGEAYRRLRAITGELDEITTRARERAQEADLLRFGLGEIEAVAPRAGEDTELAAEAERLGHAEALASAAALAHAALAGVPEDPESVDATTLVAGAGRALEAVRSHDPALAALADRMGEISILLGDVATELAGYADNLDADPLRLAAVEERRALLTQLTRKYGEDIATVLVWAEESADRLGELDGDDDRVEELTAERDRLRDELSVLAQRLTDARTETAARFADAVTAELASLAMPHARVSFAIAQTEDPEGVEVGGRRVAYGPSGADEVELLLAPHPGAPPRPIAKGASGGELSRVMLAVEVVFAGVDPVPTYLFDEVDAGVGGKAAVEIGRRLAKLARSAQVVVVTHLPQVAAFADRQLLVEKTNDGSVTRSGVTVLEGEERVRELSRMLAGQEDSETARAHAEELLATARADG; encoded by the coding sequence ATGGTCTGGGGCGTGCTGGAGGAGATGCGGATACGGTCGCTCGGGGTCATCGACGACGCGGTGGTCGAGCTGTCGCCCGGCTTCACCGCGGTGACCGGTGAGACCGGTGCGGGCAAGACCATGGTGGTGACCAGCCTCGGGCTGCTGCTCGGTGGACGTGCCGACCCGGCCCTGGTGCGGATCGGCGCGGCCTCGGCCGTCGTCGAGGGGCGGATCAGCGTGCCCCCGGGCGCGCCCGCCGCCGTACGCGCCGAGGAGGCCGGGGCGGAGCTGGACGACGGGGTGCTGCTCGTCAGCCGTACCGTCTCCGCCGAAGGGCGCTCACGGGCCCACCTCGGCGGGCGCTCGGTGCCCGTCGGGCTGCTCGCCGAACTCGCCGACGAACTCGTCGCCGTCCACGGCCAGACCGACCAGCAGGGCCTGCTCAAGCCCGCCCGGCAGCGCGGCGCGCTCGACCGGTACGCGGGCGGGGCCGTCTCCGGACCGCTCGCCGCCTACGGCGAGGCCTACCGGCGGCTCCGCGCGATCACCGGGGAACTCGACGAGATCACCACCCGGGCCCGGGAGCGGGCCCAGGAGGCCGATCTGCTGCGGTTCGGGCTCGGTGAGATCGAGGCCGTCGCCCCGCGCGCCGGGGAGGACACCGAACTCGCCGCCGAGGCGGAGCGGCTCGGGCACGCCGAGGCCCTGGCCTCCGCCGCCGCGCTGGCGCACGCCGCGCTCGCGGGCGTTCCCGAGGACCCCGAGTCCGTCGACGCCACGACGCTCGTCGCGGGCGCGGGGCGGGCCCTGGAGGCCGTACGGTCCCACGACCCGGCGCTCGCCGCGCTCGCCGACCGGATGGGGGAGATCTCCATCCTGCTCGGTGACGTGGCCACCGAACTCGCCGGATACGCCGACAACCTCGACGCCGACCCGCTGCGGCTCGCCGCCGTGGAGGAGCGGCGCGCCCTGCTCACGCAGCTGACCCGGAAGTACGGCGAGGACATCGCCACCGTCCTCGTCTGGGCCGAGGAGAGCGCGGACCGGCTCGGCGAGCTGGACGGCGACGACGACCGCGTCGAGGAACTCACCGCCGAGCGCGACCGGCTGCGGGACGAGCTTTCGGTGCTCGCGCAGCGGCTCACCGACGCGCGCACGGAGACCGCCGCCCGGTTCGCCGACGCGGTCACCGCCGAACTCGCCTCGCTCGCCATGCCGCACGCGCGCGTGTCCTTCGCCATCGCGCAGACCGAGGACCCCGAGGGGGTCGAGGTCGGCGGACGCCGGGTCGCCTACGGCCCGTCCGGGGCCGACGAGGTCGAGCTGCTGCTCGCCCCGCACCCCGGCGCCCCGCCCCGGCCCATCGCCAAGGGCGCGTCCGGCGGTGAGCTGTCCCGGGTGATGCTCGCCGTGGAGGTCGTCTTCGCCGGGGTCGATCCCGTGCCGACGTATCTCTTCGACGAGGTCGACGCGGGTGTCGGCGGCAAGGCGGCCGTCGAGATCGGCCGCCGGCTCGCCAAGCTCGCCAGGTCCGCGCAGGTCGTGGTCGTCACCCACCTTCCGCAGGTCGCGGCCTTCGCGGACCGGCAGCTGCTCGTGGAGAAGACCAACGACGGGTCCGTGACCCGGTCCGGCGTGACCGTCCTCGAGGGCGAGGAGCGGGTACGGGAACTCTCCCGGATGCTCGCCGGCCAGGAGGACTCCGAGACGGCCAGGGCCCACGCGGAGGAGCTGCTCGCCACGGCTCGGGCGGACGGGTGA
- a CDS encoding NAD kinase, whose protein sequence is MSSTATAPETAPRTVFLLAHTGRPAAVRSAELVVLGLLRCGIGVRVLEAEAADLPLPPSVEKVPEACSDALDGCELLVVLGGDGTLLRGAEFSRASGVPMLGVNLGRVGFLAEAERDDLDKVVDRVVTKAYEVEERMTLDVVVYENGDVLHRDWALNEAAVQKVSPERMLEVVLAIDGRPVTGFGCDGVICATPTGSTAYAFSAGGPVVWPEVEALLMVPIGAHALFAKPLITTPESVLAVEVEPHTPHGVLWCDGRRTVELPAGARVEVRRGAVPVRLARLHHASFTDRLVAKFALPVSGWRGGAR, encoded by the coding sequence TTGAGCTCAACGGCAACAGCACCAGAGACCGCACCACGTACCGTATTCCTGCTCGCGCACACCGGCCGGCCGGCCGCCGTGCGCAGCGCCGAACTGGTGGTCCTCGGGCTGCTGCGCTGTGGCATCGGCGTCCGTGTCCTGGAGGCCGAGGCGGCGGACCTGCCGCTGCCGCCGTCCGTCGAGAAGGTGCCGGAGGCCTGCTCCGACGCCCTCGACGGCTGTGAACTCCTCGTCGTCCTCGGCGGCGACGGCACCCTGCTGCGCGGCGCGGAGTTCTCCCGCGCCTCCGGCGTGCCGATGCTCGGCGTCAACCTCGGCCGGGTCGGCTTCCTCGCGGAGGCCGAGCGCGACGACCTGGACAAGGTCGTCGACAGGGTCGTGACCAAGGCGTACGAGGTCGAGGAGCGGATGACCCTCGACGTCGTCGTGTACGAGAACGGCGACGTCCTGCACCGGGACTGGGCGCTCAACGAGGCGGCCGTGCAGAAGGTGTCCCCCGAACGGATGCTGGAGGTCGTCCTCGCGATCGACGGGCGCCCCGTGACCGGCTTCGGCTGCGACGGGGTGATCTGCGCGACACCGACCGGCTCCACCGCCTACGCCTTCTCGGCGGGCGGCCCGGTCGTCTGGCCCGAGGTCGAGGCGCTGCTCATGGTCCCGATCGGGGCCCACGCCCTCTTCGCCAAGCCGCTGATCACCACTCCCGAATCGGTGCTCGCCGTCGAGGTCGAACCCCACACCCCGCACGGGGTGCTCTGGTGCGACGGGCGGCGGACGGTGGAACTCCCGGCCGGAGCGCGGGTCGAGGTGCGCCGGGGCGCCGTCCCGGTCCGGCTCGCCCGGCTGCACCACGCCTCCTTCACGGACCGGCTCGTCGCCAAGTTCGCGCTGCCCGTGTCGGGGTGGCGCGGCGGGGCCCGCTGA
- a CDS encoding TlyA family RNA methyltransferase yields MAGVARRRLDAELVRRKLARSREHASQLIAAGRVTVGKTVATKPATQVETAAAIVVVPDDSDPDYVSRGGHKLAGAFAAFVPLGLKVEGRRALDAGASTGGFTDVLLRAGAAHVVAVDVGYGQLAWSLQSDERVTVKDRTNVRELTVEAIDGVPVDLVVGDLSFIPLGLVLPALTACTAPGADLVLMVKPQFEVGKERLGTGGVVRSTELRADAVKNVARRAAELGLGVLGVTASPLPGPSGNVEYFLWLRAGAPALDPADVDRAVAEGPR; encoded by the coding sequence GTGGCAGGAGTGGCACGCCGCCGTCTCGACGCCGAGCTGGTCCGGCGCAAGCTCGCGCGCTCGCGCGAGCACGCCAGTCAGCTGATCGCCGCGGGCCGGGTGACCGTCGGCAAGACCGTCGCCACCAAGCCCGCCACCCAGGTCGAGACCGCCGCGGCCATCGTCGTGGTCCCGGACGACTCGGACCCCGACTACGTCTCGCGCGGCGGCCACAAGCTCGCCGGGGCCTTCGCCGCCTTCGTCCCGCTCGGGCTGAAGGTCGAGGGCCGGCGGGCCCTGGACGCCGGAGCCTCCACCGGCGGCTTCACCGACGTCCTGCTGCGCGCGGGCGCCGCCCATGTCGTCGCCGTCGACGTCGGCTACGGGCAGCTCGCCTGGTCGCTCCAGAGCGACGAGCGGGTCACCGTGAAGGACCGTACGAACGTACGCGAGTTGACGGTCGAAGCGATCGACGGCGTCCCCGTCGACCTGGTCGTCGGCGATCTGTCCTTCATCCCGCTGGGCCTCGTCCTGCCCGCCCTCACGGCCTGTACGGCGCCCGGCGCCGACCTCGTCCTCATGGTGAAGCCGCAGTTCGAGGTGGGCAAGGAGCGGCTCGGCACCGGCGGAGTCGTCCGGAGCACCGAACTCCGCGCGGACGCCGTGAAGAACGTGGCCCGGCGGGCCGCCGAACTCGGGCTCGGTGTCCTGGGCGTCACCGCGAGCCCGCTGCCCGGCCCCTCCGGCAACGTCGAGTACTTTCTGTGGCTGCGGGCAGGCGCGCCCGCGCTGGATCCGGCGGATGTCGACCGCGCCGTGGCGGAAGGACCTCGTTGA
- a CDS encoding SCP2 sterol-binding domain-containing protein — protein sequence MATITECRGALEKLSDNLARADGDVRGAAALDRTLSCHVTDLDSTFTGRLADGRIHVESTVEGPPRSRAQIRLAMTGDDLVAMVGGELNFAKAWASGRVKLEAGFRDLLRLRSLL from the coding sequence ATGGCGACGATCACGGAGTGCCGCGGCGCACTCGAGAAGCTCTCGGACAACCTCGCGCGGGCGGACGGCGACGTGCGGGGGGCGGCCGCGCTCGACCGCACGCTGAGCTGCCACGTCACGGACCTGGACAGCACGTTCACGGGCCGCCTCGCGGACGGCCGGATCCACGTCGAGTCCACGGTGGAGGGCCCGCCGAGGTCCAGGGCCCAGATCCGGCTGGCGATGACCGGCGACGACCTGGTGGCGATGGTGGGCGGCGAGCTGAACTTCGCGAAGGCCTGGGCATCGGGCCGGGTGAAGCTGGAGGCGGGCTTCCGCGACCTGCTGCGTCTCCGCTCCCTGCTCTAG
- a CDS encoding ABC transporter ATP-binding protein: protein MDGRQQRLSAESVTLAYEQRVIARELSVEIPDHSFTVIVGPNACGKSTLLRALSRMLKPTRGRVLLDGRSIHSLPAKKVAKTLGLLPQTSVAPDGITVADLVARGRYPHQGLLRQWSPEDERITRESMEATGVAELAGRYVDELSGGQRQRVWIAMALAQQTPLLLLDEPTTYLDIQHQIDVLDLCAELHETQGRTLVAVLHDLNHAARYATHLIAVRDGEVVAEGPPAEVVTAELVERVFGLRCQVIDDPETGTPLVVPAGRKARAPRPEGASEPVGQAQGPVVQEPALRK from the coding sequence ATGGACGGTCGGCAGCAGCGCCTGAGCGCGGAATCGGTCACCCTCGCGTACGAGCAGCGGGTCATCGCCCGTGAGCTGTCCGTCGAGATCCCCGACCACTCGTTCACCGTCATCGTCGGGCCGAACGCCTGCGGCAAGTCCACCCTGCTGCGGGCCCTCTCCCGGATGCTGAAGCCCACCCGGGGGCGCGTCCTGCTCGACGGGCGGTCGATCCACTCGCTGCCCGCGAAGAAGGTCGCCAAGACCCTCGGCCTGCTGCCGCAGACCTCCGTCGCGCCCGACGGCATCACCGTCGCCGACCTCGTCGCCCGCGGCCGCTACCCGCACCAGGGACTGCTGCGGCAGTGGTCCCCGGAGGACGAGCGGATCACCCGGGAGTCGATGGAGGCGACCGGCGTCGCCGAACTGGCCGGGCGGTACGTGGACGAGCTGTCCGGCGGTCAGCGCCAGCGCGTCTGGATCGCCATGGCGCTCGCCCAGCAGACCCCGCTGCTGCTGCTCGACGAGCCGACGACCTACCTCGACATCCAGCACCAGATCGACGTCCTCGACCTGTGCGCCGAGCTGCACGAGACCCAGGGGCGGACGCTCGTCGCCGTCCTGCACGACCTCAACCACGCGGCCCGGTACGCGACCCACCTCATCGCCGTCCGCGACGGCGAGGTGGTCGCCGAGGGCCCGCCGGCCGAGGTCGTGACCGCCGAGCTGGTCGAGCGGGTCTTCGGGCTGCGCTGCCAGGTCATCGACGACCCCGAGACGGGGACGCCGCTGGTCGTACCGGCGGGGCGCAAGGCACGGGCGCCGAGGCCCGAGGGGGCGTCGGAGCCGGTGGGGCAGGCGCAGGGGCCGGTGGTGCAGGAGCCCGCGCTGCGGAAGTGA
- a CDS encoding HAD hydrolase-like protein, which yields MTVRDGQGQQDVGGNRPGGSALPLSEAYDTALLDLDGVVYAGGEAVPHAVDALGTARAGGMHLAYVTNNALRTPDAVAEHLTELGVPAEAGDVITSAQAVARLIADDVPAGSRVLVIGGEGLRVALRERGLVPVDSADDGPVAVVQGYGGPDMPWARFAEASYAVARGLPWYASNTDLTIPGARGIGPGNGAAVEVVRIATGGRVEPKVAGKPLPPMHRETVLRTGARRPLVVGDRLDTDIEGAFNGGVDSLLVLTGVTDVPQLLRAVPEHRPTYVGADLRGLLVAQPEVVADGDGGFVCGGWRASVSGGELVLDGAEAAGADVMDGVRALCGAAWSAADAGGTADAGKALARIGL from the coding sequence GTGACGGTGCGGGACGGCCAGGGACAGCAGGACGTCGGCGGGAATCGGCCGGGAGGCAGCGCGCTGCCGCTGAGCGAGGCGTACGACACGGCCCTCCTCGACCTGGACGGTGTCGTGTACGCGGGCGGGGAGGCGGTGCCGCACGCCGTCGACGCGCTCGGGACGGCACGGGCCGGCGGGATGCACCTGGCGTACGTCACCAACAACGCGCTGCGGACGCCGGACGCGGTCGCCGAGCACCTCACGGAGCTGGGCGTTCCGGCCGAGGCCGGGGACGTCATCACCTCGGCGCAGGCGGTGGCCCGGCTGATCGCCGACGACGTGCCGGCGGGCTCCCGGGTGCTCGTCATCGGCGGCGAGGGGCTGCGGGTCGCGCTGCGCGAGCGGGGGCTCGTGCCGGTGGACTCGGCGGATGACGGCCCGGTGGCGGTCGTCCAGGGGTACGGCGGGCCCGACATGCCCTGGGCGCGGTTCGCGGAGGCGAGCTACGCGGTGGCGCGGGGGCTGCCCTGGTACGCCTCGAACACGGACCTGACGATTCCCGGTGCGCGGGGGATCGGGCCGGGGAACGGGGCGGCGGTGGAGGTCGTACGGATCGCCACGGGCGGCCGGGTGGAGCCGAAGGTGGCGGGGAAGCCGCTGCCGCCGATGCACCGGGAGACGGTGCTGCGGACCGGTGCCCGACGGCCGCTGGTGGTCGGGGACCGGCTGGACACCGACATCGAGGGCGCGTTCAACGGCGGGGTCGACTCGCTGCTCGTGCTGACCGGGGTGACGGACGTGCCGCAGCTGCTGAGGGCCGTGCCGGAGCACCGGCCGACGTATGTGGGGGCCGATCTGCGGGGGCTGCTCGTGGCGCAGCCGGAGGTCGTCGCCGACGGGGACGGCGGGTTCGTGTGCGGCGGGTGGCGCGCTTCGGTGAGCGGGGGCGAGCTGGTCCTCGACGGCGCGGAGGCGGCCGGCGCGGACGTGATGGACGGGGTGCGGGCGCTCTGCGGGGCCGCCTGGTCGGCGGCCGATGCCGGGGGTACGGCGGACGCGGGGAAGGCGCTGGCACGAATCGGGCTGTAA
- a CDS encoding DUF1015 domain-containing protein, whose product MNTSGHAAADVRDDAAGLRLAPFRGLRYVPERVGSLAAVTSPPYDVVVRPDGLLHLESADPHNIVRLILPQAITAGTRHRKAAVTLDRWLADGVLAPDPEPALYVYEQHGDGILQRGVIGALELSTPTDGVVLPHEDVMPHVVEDRAALMRTTAANLEPLLLTYVGRESSGADEVIERAVQGEPLLSTTTEDGFHHRLWAVTDPAEQAVVATELRHHQALIADGHHRWATYLRLRDEHASPGPWNHGLVLLIDTARYPLRVRAIHRLLNRLPVADALAALGDSFRVRRIEGALPDALAALEAATAEGNAFLLAGDGTFHLVDRPDPALLDRTIRADRPEAWRTLDATVLHSTLLEHVWGIPDAPEDIAYIHDTQAAVAQAERRGGTAVLMHPVREEVVRDLARQGVTMPRKSTSFGPKPATGLVLRSLALD is encoded by the coding sequence ATGAACACCTCAGGTCACGCGGCCGCCGACGTCCGCGACGACGCCGCAGGGCTGCGCCTGGCCCCGTTCCGTGGACTCCGATACGTCCCCGAGCGGGTCGGCAGCCTCGCCGCCGTGACGTCTCCCCCCTATGACGTCGTCGTCCGACCTGACGGACTTCTCCATCTCGAATCGGCCGACCCCCACAACATCGTCCGGCTGATCCTCCCGCAGGCGATCACCGCCGGCACCCGCCACCGCAAGGCCGCCGTCACCCTCGACCGCTGGCTCGCGGACGGCGTCCTCGCCCCCGACCCCGAACCCGCGCTCTATGTGTACGAGCAGCACGGCGACGGCATCCTCCAGCGCGGCGTCATCGGCGCCCTGGAGCTCTCGACCCCGACCGACGGCGTGGTCCTCCCGCACGAGGACGTCATGCCGCACGTCGTCGAGGACCGGGCCGCCCTGATGCGGACCACCGCCGCCAACCTCGAACCCCTGCTCCTCACCTATGTCGGGCGGGAGTCCAGTGGCGCGGACGAGGTCATCGAGCGGGCCGTCCAGGGCGAACCGCTGCTCTCCACCACCACGGAGGACGGCTTCCACCACCGGCTGTGGGCGGTGACCGACCCGGCCGAGCAGGCCGTCGTCGCCACCGAGCTCCGCCACCACCAGGCACTGATCGCCGACGGCCACCACCGCTGGGCGACCTACCTCCGCCTCCGCGACGAGCACGCCTCGCCGGGCCCCTGGAACCACGGCCTGGTCCTCCTCATCGACACCGCTCGCTACCCGCTGCGGGTCCGCGCCATCCACCGTCTCCTCAACCGGCTGCCGGTCGCCGACGCCCTCGCGGCCCTGGGCGACTCCTTCCGGGTACGCCGGATCGAGGGCGCGCTGCCGGACGCCCTGGCCGCTCTGGAAGCCGCCACGGCCGAGGGGAACGCCTTCCTCCTCGCGGGCGACGGCACCTTCCACCTCGTCGACCGCCCGGACCCCGCCCTGCTCGACCGCACGATCCGCGCGGACCGCCCGGAGGCCTGGCGCACCCTGGACGCGACGGTGCTGCACTCCACGCTCCTGGAGCACGTCTGGGGCATCCCGGACGCCCCCGAGGACATCGCCTACATCCACGACACGCAGGCGGCGGTGGCTCAGGCGGAGCGTCGCGGCGGTACGGCGGTCCTGATGCACCCGGTACGCGAGGAGGTCGTACGGGACCTCGCCCGCCAGGGCGTCACGATGCCCCGCAAGTCGACCAGCTTCGGCCCGAAGCCCGCGACGGGCCTGGTCCTGAGAAGCCTCGCGCTGGACTGA